The following DNA comes from Streptomyces sp. NBC_00690.
GGGGACCACATCACCGAAGGCATAGCCGTGGTCGGCCGCGCGCTTGGCGATGGCGGTGTTCAGATGGTCCGCCGCTCCGTTGATCGCGGCCCGCTCCCCCTCACTGAGGCCGACGACACAGCTGCCGTTGAGCTTGTAGAAGCGGGGATAGCCAAGGACGACCACCCGTGCGGACGGGGCCTTGGCGCGGATGGCGGAGTACACGCTGTTCAATCTCGCCGGCAGGGTGTTGTCGATGTAGGCGCGGGCCTGGTTCACCTTGTTCACACAGCTCGCCTCGGACTGGAGGACGCAGGTGGTCATGGTGTCCGCGAAGCCGGCGTCGTTGCCGCCGACCGAGATGGAGACGAGGTCGGTCGAAGCGTTCAGGGGAGCGAGTTGGTTGGCCGTGACGTCACTCGTAAGAGCGCCTGAGCAAGCGGTGAAGGAGAACGTCGAGGGTGAATGCGCGGCTGCCCAGAGCCGGGGGTAAGCCTTGGCGCTGCGCTTACAGGCGCCACTGGCGCTGTCGTAGCTACCCGCTCCGACTCCCGATGAGTAAGAGTCGCCCAGTGCTACGTAGTCAAGGGCAGCCGCGCTTTCGGCGGCCTGTGCGGTGCTCGCTCCGGTGAGGGCGAGCGCGGTGGTGAGGACGAGGGAGGAGGAAAGAGCCGCGATGCGTGAGAGTTTCATGACATCTCCGTTTAGCAGGTCCGCTGCCTGAACTTTCGGCGCAGACCGCATACTTCACTCGAAATGTCCATGCCAA
Coding sequences within:
- a CDS encoding SGNH/GDSL hydrolase family protein, encoding MKLSRIAALSSSLVLTTALALTGASTAQAAESAAALDYVALGDSYSSGVGAGSYDSASGACKRSAKAYPRLWAAAHSPSTFSFTACSGALTSDVTANQLAPLNASTDLVSISVGGNDAGFADTMTTCVLQSEASCVNKVNQARAYIDNTLPARLNSVYSAIRAKAPSARVVVLGYPRFYKLNGSCVVGLSEGERAAINGAADHLNTAIAKRAADHGYAFGDVVPAFTGHEICSGASWLHSVNLLNLTDSYHPTAAGQSGGYLPVLNAND